In Phycisphaerae bacterium RAS1, the genomic window ATCGAGTGTGATTCCGGGGAGCGGGCGACGATCCGGCTTCTGAAGCGCTCGTTCATCGCCGTGTGACACGTACCCCCAAAACCGGGGGACGCACGAGCCTTTCGACAGCAGGAGCCGAAGAATTGTGGATTCCGTGCTACAAGACGGCGTTGTTCTAGTCGCCAGCAGTGATCCAGAAAAACTATCATCAACGATGCTATTATAGGACGCACAAGGCTCGGTAATGCTGTGGTGGTCCTGACCAAGTAATCGTGCTCCGTTGCAAACATTGGATTGACCTGACGCTCGCTCGCTCGGTAGGATTTCGGCCGCAACGAGTTTCTCGGTTCCTCGATTCGATTGGAAAGGCCGGCGGTTACGCCGGTGGGTTCGCGCGATACAGAATCGCGCGAGGGTTTTCCGTCGCTCCGACTTCCTATCTCTTTGAATCGAAACTGGAGTAGGCCATGGTGCGGACAGCGCTTGTCGCTACGGTGCTGGCGTACGCGGGTGTGATTGCAGAAGCAAACAACAATTTCCACGTGTCAAACGTGAACCCCTGTCCAGGGGAAGATTTTCAAGTGCTGCTTGAAGTGTGTCCGGCGCAGGTTGGGACGTTCACCGGGGGACCAACGTTCAATCTCGAACCTGAGGCGGTGCCCGGAGAGCTTGAGGCCAGTTTGGAGGAGATCGGGGTTCTTTACGAGGTCGGCAACCGCAAGATCTGGCATCTTCGTGCTGGTCATAACCCTGGACTGGTGAAGCTGACAGCGACTGCAACCGTCGATCAGGATCCGGACTACACACTCACCTACACCGCGATCATCCGCGTCGGCGCGTCGCCGGGCTCTTCATGTTCGTCATGCGCATCAACTGAGAATGAACGGATTGCGATCGACGACGGGCCGGAGTTTGAGTTCCCGCTGGGACATCAACGGCTCCCGGACAACGATGAAGTAGTCGATGCGAACATGCCTCCCATTCCGGTAAGCCTCATCATGCCGCGAGGGACCGCGGAGAACTTGCTGACCGATCCAAACGAACTCATCCTTATGCATCCCTACCCGCAGTTCACAGATACCGGGGGAAACCCACAGCATAACGTATTCCGCTGCCCAGGCGCGGCAGTGAACGGGTGCTCACTTGTAGTGTACTTGGGCAACTACTTCGGTGAAAGCGGGCGACGCATTCGCCGCGCGGCCATTGTGACGCGCCTGGAAGCGGGTTACAGAATATCGCTGATTGAGACATCCGGAGCGGATGACTATCAAGGCTGCTGCCCAACATGGCTTGACCAGCCGGAGCCGTTCTTAGAGTGGGTTGTCGAAGAAACCGACGAGCACGAAGTAACCGTTACCCGTTTTGTGAATGGGGAGGACGACCACGTCACGCGGCTGAACTACGCGGCATGCGCCGGTGGGGGCGACGAATGGATCATGAAGAGCGGAGAAAACACGAGCAATTTCGTGCGACAGGAGAGTGTCTGCTGGAAGAATGAGGGCGATTGGCTGCGGACGCGGAAGATCGAGCTTGTGCATGCGTCGAATTGGTACACGGCGGAGAGTTCGTACACTATTCATGAGGAACGCGGCGGGCCGTGGAGTACGCGCGTGGCGGACCCGGATGGGGACGATCCGCAGGTGACGGAGCGAGCGTACCACGGAAACGGCGAGTTGAAGTACGAAATCTCGCCGGACGGCAATTGGCGCTGGCATGAATACGGCGAAGACGAGAACGACAACGAAGTAATCACAACGTACTTCGGCTGGATGGACGACGCCAAGCCGTCGAGTATCGAGGAATGGACGAGCTATCGAAAAACCACGATGGGCGATGCTTACGCACCAACTGGCATCCGGCGCCTGCCCGCTGTCGAGGAAACGTACGTCGATGGCAACTTGTTTGCAAAGACTGGCCGAGCTGTCAGCGGGTCGAATCCCTATACGGAGACGCGCGAGACGTTTTTCAATTCAACCGATGGGCTGACGACGGTCACGAGCGGGATCGAGGTTCCTGACGATCAGGCGATCCCGCTATCGGCTCTCAAGTGGACGGGCCGCGCTTCGCCGGATGCGCGTTCGACGACTTGGACGGGCGAGTGGCTCCAAACGGGGTTTTCTTTCACCGGCCTCACGCCCGCGCTGGGATTGGGAACGACGCACGTCTACCGCGAAAGCGTCGAGAGCGCCACGGGTGGCCAGAGCATCACCGTAACGGAAGTTAACGATTGGGAGGGCCGCAACGTATTCAGACGGCGTGAGCTGGGCGTCGGCGAGAATCGGGAGCTGATCGAGTGGACAGCGCACGATTTCGACCTGCTCGGCCGCCCAATCCTGACGGTGAACTCGAACGGCACCTGGGTGGCGACGCAATACTATGATTGTTGCCATAAGCGCGCGATCACGTCGTCCGATGGCTCGATCGTTCAGCAAGTGTTCGACGCAGCAGGCCGGCCGGTGTCGGTGGCCCGCAGCGCCAACGGCGTGCGGCTCATCACCAAGTACACCTACCAGTCATTCTCATACGGCGGCGGCACGCTGCCGGGCGTGATCGTCGAAAGCGGATTCGATGAGGAAGAGCCGGGCGAGGCGGTCGGCTCAATTACCGTCCAGGAGCGCACGCGAACGATTTACGACTTGGCGGGCCGCGTCGTATCCGAAGCGCGGCTGGACGGCTCGTCCGTCGAACTCGAGACGACCTACGCTTATTCGCACACGGGACAGGGCGGCCGAGTCGTGACGATGACGCGGCCGGACAGCGAGACCGAAATCCGGTCCTACTACTGCGACGGGCGGCTCAAGAGCGTCACCGGAACGGGCGTCGTCCAGACGACCTACGATTACAGCGTCGACGAGCACGTCGAAGGCGCCGAGAACGCCGTTCTGACGGTCATCCGGCAGACCGGTTCCGAAAGCCCGCGCGAGACGCGCGAGTCGTACGACATGATGAACCGGCTGGTCGGCGAGTCGCGCGCCGGCTGGGCGGCGGAAGGCAGCGTGGAAATCCGCACGTTGCATGCCTACGTCGGCGACGGTGTTGCAGGCGCGGGGCAAGTGGCATCAATCGAGGAGTTCGCCGATTCAGAGCCGACGCGCGGCGCGACGCGCTTCGAATATGCCCGCGCCGACGGGGAGGAGATTATTCGGCGCGGCATCAAGCTGTCAGGGTCGGGCAGCCTCGACGAGGAAATCGACCGTTACACTGAAACCCGCGCGTCCTATCAGGAAGTCCTCGACGGCCTCGCTCACGTTACGGAAGAACGTGCAACCGACGGCGAGGGGCTCGTGCTCGTGCGCACCACGCAGCGAGCGGTCGGCGACACGGTTCACGAACCTCCGGACGGCACCGGCGAGCACGTGAGAAGCTGGGTACGCGTGATCGGAGAGGACGCAGACGACATTTCCGATTCCGTGCAGTCCGAAGGGCCAGACGCCAACCAGTATTCATCGACGCGCGTGAATCCCGATGTGAATTGGGCCACGACTGCCTCCAACGCCGGCCGCGTCGTATCGCGAATTTCCGCCAGCGAGGTGGAAACAACCTACGTTTACGACGGGATGCGTTTGCAGCAAGTTGAGCACGCCGGCCGCAAGACTGAGTACGAATATGACCTGCTCGGCCGCATGACCGAGCAGCGCGAAGGCGACCCGCTGGGCACTCCCTCGGTCACTCAGTACGACTACTACGACCAAAACGAACCCGGCGGGGGCCAGGTCAAGTGGATCAAGAACCACGACGACAAGTACACCCGCTACGCTTACGACGAATTCGGCCGGCAGACGCACACCTGGGGCGACGTGCCGCAGCCGACCTGGAGCGAGTATGACCAGTTCGGCCAGCGCACTAAGCTGCACACCTACCGAACCGGCGACTTCACCGGCTCTTCCTGGCCCGGCGGAGCCGGCGATGGCGACGTGACGCAGTGGGTCTATCACGGTCCGACCGGCCTGCTCAGCAGCAAGGTCTACGCCGACGACAAATCGACCGACTACGAGTACAAGCCCGACGGCCGGCTCTGGAAGCGGATTTGGGTGCGCGAGATCGATTCGGCCCGCGTGACCACAACGTACGGTTATCACGAGACGACCGGCGACCTCGAAACCGTCGATTACAGCGACGACACGCCGGATGTGGCGTACACGTATGACCGCCGCGGGCGGATCGACACCGTCACGCAGGGCGACGACTGGCTGATTCACGACCTGGACCACGACGGCGCGGCCAGCACGGAGTCTGAAGCGGTCTCGGGCGACATTCTGGAGTACGCGCTCACGCGGACGATGGCCCCGGAGTTCGGCGGGCCGGTCTCGGCGGTCGAAGTCGAAGCCGACAGCAGCCCGATCTACGCCGCCGCATATGCCTATGACACGGAAACGGACACGGCGCGCCTGACGCGCGTCACCGGCCCGGGCCTGCCGACCGGCGGCGGCAGCACGCATGGCGTGTTCTACGGCTACGCGAGCGATACCGACCTGGTCGGCACGATCGAGGTGCGGGCGGACGGCGGCGGCGTGAAGCTGCGGACAACGAGGGCGTACGACGCCGACCGCGAGCTGATCGATTCCATCGAAAACACCTGGGACCCCGACGGCACGCCGGCGGTGATCTCAAAGTACGACTATTCGAACGACAGCCTCGCCCGCCGCTCGGCCGTCGTAAACACCGGCATCGCCTTCGCCGCGTCGGCGTATAATCGTTACGGCTACAATGACCGAAGCGAACTGACCGCGGCCCGCCGTTATTTCGGCGAAGACCCGGGCGAATGGGAAACCAGCGATCCCGTGGACAACGAGCACTTCACGTACGCCTACGACCCGATCGGCAACCGCACCGACGCGTCGCGCGGGCAGGAGAAGCCGGTCGAGGTGATCTACGACGGCAACCAGCTGAACCAGTACGACCAGACGCGCTCGGACGAGGCCGTGTTTTCGACCAACCTGACGTACGACGAGGACGGCAACCTGACGGGCGAATGGCTCGACGGCGACTGCAACTGCGATGGGCAGGTGAACGTCGGCGACATCAACGCCTTCAACCTGGCGCTCTCCGACGCTTCTGAGTACGAGATGACCTATCCCGGCTGCACACTGGTCACTGCCGACGCGAACAACGACGGCGACGTGGATGTCCTGGACATCAACCCGTTCGTCGATCTGCTGCTGGGCGGCGGCTCGGGCGGACGGCGGCTGGTCTGGGACGCGGAGAATCGTTTGGCTGCGGTTCGCCCGGCGGTCGAAGATGAGGATTTGCCGGACGAGGCGCTGCGGAGCGAGTTTGCGTATGATTATCTGAATCGCCGGGTGATGAAGCGGGTATACGAGTGGGACACGGGCGAGGACGAATGGACGCTCGTGCTTGACCGGCGCTACGTGTATGACGGCTGGCGCGTGCTGCTGGAGCTGGACGGCTTGAACTCGAACGCCATCATCCGCAAGTACACGTGGGGGCTGGACCTGGCGGGGTTGGGTGGTGCGGTCAACGACCGCGTTTCAGCCGGCGGCATCGGCGGGTTGCTGGCGGTCTACGACACGAACGGGACGACGACAGGCGCAAATCCCGAGGCCGACGACCTGAAGTACGTCTACACCTATGACGCCAATGGCAACGTCGGGCAGCTCATCGACCCGGCGGCGGGCAGCGCGGCTTCATCGATCAAGGCCCATTACGAATACGATCCGTACGGCGGTGTTGTTGCCTCCTCCGGCACGTATGCCGCGACGAACACGTACCGCTTCAGCACGAAGCTATGGGACGATGAGACCGGCTTGGGGTATTGGGGCTATCGATACAACGATCCGCGGTTGGGACGGTGGATCAGCCGGGATCCGATTGGAGAGGCCGGTGGCGTCAATCTGTTCGCGTATGTAGAAAACGAGTGCGTAACGCAAGTCGACGCACTTGGGCTGTTTATTCTTCTTTCGGGCTGCCGGGCGAAGGAAGACACTCCAGCGGGCCCGATGCCGCGTGACTCCGCAGAATGCTGCGCCGACGCCAAGGCTGCCGGCTTGGATAGGTTGAACGCTGGCGGCGTGATTTGTTGCGACGGTAAGAAGGTAGCGTGTGCTTGGTACAGCAGCAGTGGAAACCCAGCCGAGGACTTTGTAACCGACATCCTCATCAGATGCACAACGGAGCATGAGCAGACGCACTTTGACGACATCCCTGACTGCCCCGATCAAGTGCCTCACCTGGATCGACCAGACTTCAGAGAGGGAGTCGATGAAGACAAGGAAGAGTGTATAGGCTACAAGAAGGCACGCGAGTGCTTGAGCCGAGAAATGAGAACGTGCGACAAGGCCCCCGACCCAAAGTCATGTCGGTCACGTATCGAAGCGAAGCTAAAGTCTA contains:
- the wapA_8 gene encoding tRNA3(Ser)-specific nuclease WapA precursor, coding for MVRTALVATVLAYAGVIAEANNNFHVSNVNPCPGEDFQVLLEVCPAQVGTFTGGPTFNLEPEAVPGELEASLEEIGVLYEVGNRKIWHLRAGHNPGLVKLTATATVDQDPDYTLTYTAIIRVGASPGSSCSSCASTENERIAIDDGPEFEFPLGHQRLPDNDEVVDANMPPIPVSLIMPRGTAENLLTDPNELILMHPYPQFTDTGGNPQHNVFRCPGAAVNGCSLVVYLGNYFGESGRRIRRAAIVTRLEAGYRISLIETSGADDYQGCCPTWLDQPEPFLEWVVEETDEHEVTVTRFVNGEDDHVTRLNYAACAGGGDEWIMKSGENTSNFVRQESVCWKNEGDWLRTRKIELVHASNWYTAESSYTIHEERGGPWSTRVADPDGDDPQVTERAYHGNGELKYEISPDGNWRWHEYGEDENDNEVITTYFGWMDDAKPSSIEEWTSYRKTTMGDAYAPTGIRRLPAVEETYVDGNLFAKTGRAVSGSNPYTETRETFFNSTDGLTTVTSGIEVPDDQAIPLSALKWTGRASPDARSTTWTGEWLQTGFSFTGLTPALGLGTTHVYRESVESATGGQSITVTEVNDWEGRNVFRRRELGVGENRELIEWTAHDFDLLGRPILTVNSNGTWVATQYYDCCHKRAITSSDGSIVQQVFDAAGRPVSVARSANGVRLITKYTYQSFSYGGGTLPGVIVESGFDEEEPGEAVGSITVQERTRTIYDLAGRVVSEARLDGSSVELETTYAYSHTGQGGRVVTMTRPDSETEIRSYYCDGRLKSVTGTGVVQTTYDYSVDEHVEGAENAVLTVIRQTGSESPRETRESYDMMNRLVGESRAGWAAEGSVEIRTLHAYVGDGVAGAGQVASIEEFADSEPTRGATRFEYARADGEEIIRRGIKLSGSGSLDEEIDRYTETRASYQEVLDGLAHVTEERATDGEGLVLVRTTQRAVGDTVHEPPDGTGEHVRSWVRVIGEDADDISDSVQSEGPDANQYSSTRVNPDVNWATTASNAGRVVSRISASEVETTYVYDGMRLQQVEHAGRKTEYEYDLLGRMTEQREGDPLGTPSVTQYDYYDQNEPGGGQVKWIKNHDDKYTRYAYDEFGRQTHTWGDVPQPTWSEYDQFGQRTKLHTYRTGDFTGSSWPGGAGDGDVTQWVYHGPTGLLSSKVYADDKSTDYEYKPDGRLWKRIWVREIDSARVTTTYGYHETTGDLETVDYSDDTPDVAYTYDRRGRIDTVTQGDDWLIHDLDHDGAASTESEAVSGDILEYALTRTMAPEFGGPVSAVEVEADSSPIYAAAYAYDTETDTARLTRVTGPGLPTGGGSTHGVFYGYASDTDLVGTIEVRADGGGVKLRTTRAYDADRELIDSIENTWDPDGTPAVISKYDYSNDSLARRSAVVNTGIAFAASAYNRYGYNDRSELTAARRYFGEDPGEWETSDPVDNEHFTYAYDPIGNRTDASRGQEKPVEVIYDGNQLNQYDQTRSDEAVFSTNLTYDEDGNLTGEWLDGDCNCDGQVNVGDINAFNLALSDASEYEMTYPGCTLVTADANNDGDVDVLDINPFVDLLLGGGSGGRRLVWDAENRLAAVRPAVEDEDLPDEALRSEFAYDYLNRRVMKRVYEWDTGEDEWTLVLDRRYVYDGWRVLLELDGLNSNAIIRKYTWGLDLAGLGGAVNDRVSAGGIGGLLAVYDTNGTTTGANPEADDLKYVYTYDANGNVGQLIDPAAGSAASSIKAHYEYDPYGGVVASSGTYAATNTYRFSTKLWDDETGLGYWGYRYNDPRLGRWISRDPIGEAGGVNLFAYVENECVTQVDALGLFILLSGCRAKEDTPAGPMPRDSAECCADAKAAGLDRLNAGGVICCDGKKVACAWYSSSGNPAEDFVTDILIRCTTEHEQTHFDDIPDCPDQVPHLDRPDFREGVDEDKEECIGYKKARECLSREMRTCDKAPDPKSCRSRIEAKLKSIEEQIKRHCGG